The sequence GAAGCTGACTTAAAAGTAGATGTTCATCATACAAATGAAGATTTAGGTATTGTTTTGGGGCAAGTTTTTAAAAAAGCATTGGGAGATAAAGTAGGTATTAATAGGCTTGGATCTATGTCAGTACCTATGGAAGATGTAACAGCGAGTGTGGCTGTTGATGTTAGCGGTAGAGGTTCGTTTAAATTGACTATTGGGCAATTAGGCTACGAGATTCAACCTCAGGATGGATATGATATTAAATACGCGGAGCATTTTTTTGAGGCATTTGCCAAACAACTGGGGATGAATTTAAACATAAAGATCGATCATCCTAATCGTGATTTACACGCTACTCTGGAGCCAGTTTTTAAAGCCCTGGGTATTGCTTTGGATCAAGCCACCCAAATTGACCCACGTAGAAAAGGGATTCCATCGACCAAAGGCGTAATTGACTAAATGAAGATTGCGATTATCGACTATGGTATGGGTAATGTTCATAGCGTGGCTAAGGCAATTGCGTTTTTTGGGGCTACTCCTGTAATAACAAATAAAAAAAGCAATATAAGTTCTGCTGCTAAAATAATATTGCCAGGTGTGGGAGCTTTTGATGATGCAATCTTTGAATT comes from Candidatus Omnitrophota bacterium and encodes:
- a CDS encoding imidazoleglycerol-phosphate dehydratase gives rise to the protein MNKRTFNYRRASKETVIDVKLNIDGSGEVKINSGIGFLDHMFELFAFWGHFDLELTTIEADLKVDVHHTNEDLGIVLGQVFKKALGDKVGINRLGSMSVPMEDVTASVAVDVSGRGSFKLTIGQLGYEIQPQDGYDIKYAEHFFEAFAKQLGMNLNIKIDHPNRDLHATLEPVFKALGIALDQATQIDPRRKGIPSTKGVID